The Molothrus ater isolate BHLD 08-10-18 breed brown headed cowbird chromosome 1, BPBGC_Mater_1.1, whole genome shotgun sequence genome includes a window with the following:
- the DCSTAMP gene encoding dendritic cell-specific transmembrane protein produces the protein MQKFISIAQNAWEIFISERKPGWKYQMQLFAVCSAVGFLSSFLFFLSMHFSLAHHSLGPLLISGFIWILFSIILFCFKHLRCFSVLFLLSCGLKNGRDALITAGMGVVVASNIQNIFHNLKVLADSITCHLKQEQFALIKYYIEAIKWIYEVAKLPAELPKDIVVLKHEFTSSYSILDDALKQELNDTEQEIQRIANQISFMLTILPYIGQKILPVFGVFLVSFGTGLFIKKFVGSHSTKFKNTYITKQFIAFDEQQKQQQRPCLLPLNRKERKDYVMIPSFFFTRKDRKKMLRYFLPIIIHLCIWLLFAAVDSLFYLLIISVNKYLQEVPDLDIQLSLFQNKNEKSYIISMKEHIGKTDSFKIPLVKQNCIPHPELALSTTWIQLGVIIFFLIIFGLFSGLLTQLKILVSTSFYPDTEMKRIHYLHAKLLKKRKKLQEKTGKNMFARTVNFWFPILKAREAVRKKERSIAE, from the exons atgcaaaaattcaTCTCAATAGCTCAGAATGCATGGGAAATTTTTATATCTGAAAGGAAGCCTGGCTGGAAGTATCAGATGCAGCTTTTTGCAGTTTGCTCTGCAGTTGGCTTCCTCtccagctttttgtttttccttagcATGCACTTCTCCTTGGCACACCATTCCTTGGGGCCCTTACTGATTTCTGGATTCatctggattttgttttctatcATACTCTTTTGTTTCAAGCATCTGCGCTGTTTCAGTGTTCTGTTCCTCCTTTCTTGTGGACTGAAAAATGGCAGGGATGCTCTTATTACTGCTGGCATGGGTGTTGTTGTGGCCAgcaatattcaaaatatttttcacaatCTAAAGGTTCTGGCAGACAGTATAACCTGTCATTTAAAGCAGGAGCAATTTGCCTTGATAAAATATTATATTGAGGCAATAAAATGGATTTATGAGGTGGCCAAGCTTCCTGCTGAGCTACCTAAAGATATAGTGGTCCTAAAGCACGAATTCACATCATCTTATTCAATTTTAGATGATGCATTAAAACAAGAGCTAAATGACACAGAGCAAGAAATTCAGAGAATTGCTAACCAGATATCTTTTATGTTGACTATACTGCCCTATATAGGTCAGAAAATATTGCCtgtatttggggtttttctagTTTCTTTTGGAACTGGCCTCTTTATCAAAAAATTTGTGGGTTCTCATAGTACCAAATTTAAGAATACTTATATCACAAAACAGTTCATTGCATTTGATGAGCAGcaaaagcaacagcaaagaCCCTGTCTTCTGCCACTtaacagaaaagagagaaaagattaTGTGATGATCCCATCCTTCTTCTTCACaagaaaggacaggaaaaaaatgctgcGTTATTTTCTCCCTATAATTATTCATCTTTGCATCTGGCTTCTGTTTGCTGCAGTAGactctttgttttatttgttaattATTTCTGTGAACAAATATCTCCAAGAAGTACCGGATCTAGACATTCAACTCAGTCTCTTTCAGAAT AAGAATGAGAAAAGCTATATAATTTCTATGAAGGAGCATATTGGCAAGACTGATTCTTTCAAGATCCCTTTGGTTAAGCAAAACTGCATCCCTCATCCCGAGCTTGCTCTCTCCACAACATGGATTCAGCTTGGAGTCATCATCTTCTTCTTAATAATTTTTGGGTTATTCTCTGGCCTCCTGACCCAACTTAAAATACTCGTGTCAACTTCCTTTTATCCTGATACTGAGATGAAACGGATACATTATTTACATGcaaaattactcaaaaaaagaaaaaagctacaAGAGAAAACTGGGAAGAACATGTTTGCAAGAACG gtCAACTTTTGGTTTCCAATACTCAAGGCAAGAGAGGCagtgaggaagaaagaaaggagtaTAGCAGAATGA